One stretch of bacterium DNA includes these proteins:
- a CDS encoding acyl-CoA dehydrogenase family protein translates to MEEIKLGKKGGGFLLEQIQPEETFAPEDFSEEQQMIAQTVEDFMEQEVLPLVPRIEEKELQCTVDLLRKAGELGLCGVEVPEKYGGLGLDKTSAMLVVEKMTKYASFAVSFGGHTGIGTLPIVYFGNEEQKKKYLPKFVTGEWISSYALTEPGSGSDALAAKTTAVLSPDGKEYILNGTKMWITNAGFADVFITFAKVDGDKFSGFIIEKGFPGVSTGAEERKMGIRGSSTRVLILEDARVPVENLLGEIGKGHQIAFNILNIGRFKLGAACVGGSKNCIHHSVKYANERHQFGRPIGSFGAIKHKLAQMAVVTFVGESMVYRTAGLLDAALSRVDLENPKEALKAMEEYAIECATIKVLTSEYLDYVVDESVQIYGGYGYSQEYPAEMAYRDSRINRIFEGTNEINRLLIPGMLLKRAMKGQLPLLTAAQKLQDELLGFPSTEEGEATLFSREQKIVESIKKIALLTAGLAVQKYMMQLEEHQEILCHISDIVMIAWAAESALLRTQKLLSTQGEEKARDTIMLIQIYCNDAVSNVENHAKEILAAVSDGDMLRTNLAALKRFLKFQPLNTIALRQEIADVMLNAGKYPF, encoded by the coding sequence ATGGAAGAAATCAAGCTGGGAAAGAAAGGCGGGGGATTCTTGCTGGAGCAGATTCAGCCGGAAGAAACTTTTGCGCCGGAAGATTTCTCGGAAGAGCAGCAGATGATTGCTCAGACCGTGGAAGACTTCATGGAACAGGAAGTTTTGCCGTTGGTTCCCCGCATCGAAGAAAAGGAATTGCAGTGCACCGTTGATCTTTTGCGTAAAGCCGGTGAATTGGGATTGTGCGGCGTGGAAGTCCCGGAAAAATACGGCGGGTTAGGTCTCGACAAAACGTCGGCGATGCTGGTTGTTGAAAAGATGACGAAATACGCCTCGTTTGCTGTTTCTTTCGGCGGCCATACCGGAATCGGGACTCTTCCCATTGTTTATTTCGGAAATGAAGAACAAAAGAAAAAGTATTTGCCGAAATTCGTAACAGGCGAGTGGATTTCTTCTTACGCGCTGACCGAGCCCGGTTCGGGTTCGGATGCTCTTGCCGCAAAGACGACTGCAGTGTTATCACCCGATGGCAAAGAATACATTTTGAACGGAACCAAAATGTGGATTACCAATGCAGGTTTTGCAGATGTGTTTATCACTTTTGCGAAAGTCGATGGAGATAAGTTCAGCGGTTTCATCATCGAAAAAGGTTTTCCCGGAGTTTCCACAGGCGCTGAGGAAAGGAAGATGGGGATTCGCGGTTCCTCTACGCGCGTGTTGATTCTGGAAGATGCGCGCGTGCCGGTCGAGAATTTGCTGGGTGAGATCGGGAAAGGGCACCAAATTGCATTCAACATCCTGAACATCGGCCGTTTTAAGCTGGGCGCCGCTTGCGTTGGTGGATCCAAAAATTGCATTCATCATTCCGTGAAGTACGCAAACGAACGGCACCAATTCGGACGTCCGATCGGAAGTTTTGGCGCGATCAAACATAAACTGGCCCAAATGGCCGTAGTTACATTCGTTGGTGAAAGCATGGTGTATCGCACAGCAGGTCTGCTGGATGCGGCTTTATCGCGCGTCGATTTGGAAAACCCGAAAGAAGCGTTGAAAGCCATGGAAGAATACGCAATCGAGTGCGCAACCATCAAGGTCTTAACCAGCGAATATCTGGATTACGTTGTGGATGAGTCGGTTCAAATCTATGGCGGCTACGGCTACAGTCAGGAGTATCCGGCGGAGATGGCGTATCGCGATTCGCGGATCAACCGGATTTTTGAAGGAACCAATGAAATCAATCGTTTGTTGATTCCCGGGATGCTTCTGAAACGCGCGATGAAAGGACAATTGCCGTTGCTTACCGCCGCGCAAAAGCTCCAGGATGAATTGCTCGGATTCCCATCCACAGAAGAGGGAGAAGCAACGCTCTTTTCGCGGGAACAAAAAATAGTGGAAAGCATCAAGAAAATTGCTTTGCTCACAGCCGGCCTGGCCGTGCAGAAATACATGATGCAGCTGGAAGAGCACCAGGAGATCCTTTGCCACATCAGCGATATAGTAATGATTGCGTGGGCGGCGGAAAGCGCGCTATTGCGCACACAGAAGTTGCTCTCCACACAGGGGGAAGAAAAGGCGCGCGATACCATTATGTTGATACAGATTTATTGCAACGATGCGGTGAGCAACGTGGAGAACCATGCGAAGGAAATACTTGCTGCGGTGTCGGATGGAGATATGTTGCGCACAAATCTTGCTGCGTTGAAACGTTTTCTAAAGTTTCAGCCGCTCAACACAATCGCGCTGCGCCAGGAAATCGCCGATGTGATGCTCAACGCCGGCAAATACCCGTTTTAG
- a CDS encoding acetyl-CoA C-acyltransferase, whose amino-acid sequence MQEAFIVAAARTAVGKAPKGTLRNTRPDDMAAFVIQDLLRRAPEIQKEDVEDVILGCAMPEAEQGLNVARMASFRAGLPVSSSAITVNRFCASGLQAIAFGAERIMTGSADCIIAGGAESMSLIPMGGHRVMPNPVLVQENPNAYISMGLGTETVARKYNISRADQDQFSLSSHLKAIAAIEAGKFQDEIVPLELEEVYLQNGKRTKKGVRFEIDEGPRKDTSFEALSGLKPAFRPDGMITAGNSSQTSDGAAAVILVSRKKMEELGLKPLARYVAYATAGVPPELFGIGPVHAIPRALKIAGFNKDNLKVIELNEAFAAQSLAVIRETELNPDVINVNGGAIALGHPLGCTGAKLTVSIIQELKRKGGGYGMVTMCVGGGMGAAGIFEV is encoded by the coding sequence ATGCAAGAGGCATTTATCGTGGCGGCGGCAAGAACAGCGGTCGGCAAGGCGCCTAAAGGAACTTTGCGCAACACAAGGCCGGATGACATGGCGGCCTTCGTGATTCAGGATTTGTTGCGCAGAGCTCCTGAAATCCAAAAAGAAGATGTTGAAGATGTGATTCTTGGATGCGCGATGCCTGAAGCGGAGCAAGGTTTGAACGTGGCCCGGATGGCGTCGTTCAGGGCCGGTTTGCCGGTAAGCAGCTCCGCCATCACCGTCAACCGTTTTTGCGCCTCCGGATTGCAAGCGATTGCATTTGGAGCAGAACGGATCATGACAGGTTCCGCGGATTGCATCATCGCAGGTGGCGCCGAAAGCATGAGCCTGATTCCGATGGGAGGGCATCGTGTGATGCCGAATCCGGTCCTGGTTCAAGAGAATCCGAATGCATACATTTCCATGGGACTCGGAACGGAAACGGTTGCGCGCAAGTACAACATCAGCCGTGCAGATCAGGATCAATTCTCGTTGAGTTCCCACCTGAAAGCGATTGCCGCGATCGAAGCGGGAAAATTTCAAGATGAGATCGTTCCATTGGAACTCGAAGAAGTGTATCTGCAAAATGGAAAACGCACGAAAAAGGGTGTGCGGTTTGAAATCGATGAAGGTCCACGCAAAGACACAAGTTTCGAAGCGCTTTCCGGATTGAAGCCCGCGTTTCGTCCGGACGGAATGATCACCGCTGGGAATTCATCGCAAACCAGCGATGGGGCTGCGGCGGTGATACTCGTTTCACGAAAAAAAATGGAGGAGCTTGGACTGAAGCCGCTTGCCAGGTACGTGGCTTATGCCACAGCCGGAGTTCCACCGGAGCTTTTTGGCATCGGACCGGTTCATGCAATTCCCAGGGCGTTGAAGATTGCGGGATTTAATAAGGATAATCTCAAAGTGATCGAATTGAACGAAGCGTTTGCTGCGCAATCTCTGGCTGTTATTCGAGAAACCGAATTGAATCCGGACGTCATCAATGTCAACGGTGGCGCGATTGCGCTGGGGCATCCCTTAGGTTGCACGGGCGCAAAGTTAACGGTGAGCATCATTCAAGAACTGAAACGAAAGGGAGGCGGTTACGGCATGGTGACGATGTGTGTCGGTGGCGGAATGGGAGCTGCCGGAATATTTGAAGTATAA
- a CDS encoding 3-hydroxyacyl-CoA dehydrogenase/enoyl-CoA hydratase family protein, whose product MKKVAVLGAGTMGSQIAAHLANASIPCLLFDLPGLALASLERLKKMDPAPLFDPSLLSLIEPLDFGTHFPRLKEADWVLEAVIENLDTKRELLRAIAPHLRPDSIVTSNTSGIPLTTIASEMPPDFKKRWFGTHFFNPPRYLKLLELIPTKETDEKFLNIIADFGDRFLGKGIVYAKDTPNFISNRLATFGALYTLRVMQEEQLSIEEVDALTGSIVGRPKTATFRLFDLVGIDVLGLVAKNLYENVPDDEEREIFRLPGFLEQILERKWHGNKTGQGFYKKSGKEIQALDYQTLEYRHQKKVGFPSVEMVKPIENPVERISNLIRGKDKAGSFLWKTTSAFLAYAANRIPEISDDILNIDNSMKWGFGWSHGPFELWDGIGLAESAKRMKQEGKRFPEWLERLLQQPTPSFYKVEKGQRHYWDIFTDTYKPVPQKEGILFLDSWKREHGVIKKNAGASLVDLGDGVVCLEFHSKMNSIGGDTIQMARAGIELLDKGYEGMVIANQGEHFSAGANLMLLLLEAQEGNWDELNLAIKAFQQMTMSFRYSSKPVVAAPFQLALGGGCEVCLGSDAVHSAAEVYTGLVEIGAGLIPAGGGTKEMLARQMAKVPAGADPLPFLRKAFESIALAKVSRSVLEARKHGYFEESDTFSMNTDRLVQDAKNVVLRLSKSYRRPQPRKDILLMGRAGFAYLQIGVYLMKEAGYISEYDAKLGEKIAWVLTGGDLTEPARVDEQYVLDMEREAFLSLLGERKTQERIQHLLKTGKPLRN is encoded by the coding sequence ATGAAAAAAGTTGCTGTTCTGGGAGCCGGCACGATGGGTTCGCAAATTGCCGCTCATCTTGCAAACGCTTCGATTCCTTGTTTGCTTTTTGACCTTCCCGGTCTGGCTCTGGCATCGCTCGAGCGTCTGAAAAAAATGGATCCTGCGCCGCTGTTTGACCCATCTCTGCTTTCACTCATTGAACCACTTGATTTTGGAACTCATTTCCCGCGCTTAAAGGAAGCGGATTGGGTGCTCGAAGCGGTGATTGAGAATCTCGATACAAAACGAGAATTGCTCCGCGCGATCGCTCCCCACCTTCGTCCGGATTCCATTGTGACTTCCAATACCTCCGGAATTCCTTTGACCACCATCGCTTCGGAGATGCCTCCGGATTTCAAAAAACGGTGGTTTGGAACACACTTTTTCAACCCGCCCCGCTATTTGAAACTTCTCGAATTGATTCCTACTAAGGAAACGGACGAAAAGTTCTTGAATATCATCGCTGACTTTGGCGACCGTTTTCTTGGAAAAGGTATTGTTTACGCAAAAGATACTCCGAATTTCATTTCCAACCGGCTCGCAACTTTCGGCGCGCTCTATACGTTGAGAGTCATGCAGGAAGAACAGCTTTCGATCGAAGAAGTGGATGCATTGACAGGCTCGATTGTGGGGCGGCCTAAAACGGCAACATTTCGCTTGTTCGACCTTGTCGGAATCGATGTGCTCGGCCTGGTTGCAAAAAATCTATATGAAAACGTTCCGGATGATGAAGAACGGGAGATTTTTCGACTCCCCGGTTTTCTGGAACAGATTCTGGAACGAAAATGGCATGGGAACAAAACAGGTCAGGGATTCTACAAGAAGTCGGGAAAAGAGATTCAGGCTCTAGATTATCAAACTCTGGAGTATCGCCACCAGAAAAAAGTCGGATTCCCTTCTGTGGAAATGGTAAAGCCGATCGAAAACCCGGTTGAACGGATTTCGAATCTGATCCGCGGAAAGGACAAGGCCGGATCTTTCCTGTGGAAAACGACTTCTGCATTCCTTGCCTACGCTGCAAATAGAATTCCCGAAATCTCCGATGACATACTGAACATCGATAATTCCATGAAGTGGGGATTTGGCTGGTCCCATGGTCCGTTCGAACTCTGGGATGGAATCGGTCTGGCGGAATCAGCAAAAAGAATGAAGCAGGAAGGAAAGCGATTTCCGGAATGGCTGGAGCGTCTGCTGCAGCAACCGACTCCTTCCTTTTATAAGGTGGAGAAAGGTCAGCGGCACTACTGGGATATTTTCACGGACACTTACAAGCCGGTTCCTCAAAAAGAGGGGATTTTGTTTCTTGATTCCTGGAAGCGGGAACACGGCGTGATCAAGAAGAATGCCGGTGCAAGTCTGGTAGATCTCGGGGACGGAGTCGTGTGTCTTGAGTTTCACTCCAAGATGAATTCGATCGGCGGCGATACGATTCAAATGGCACGAGCAGGGATTGAACTTCTCGATAAAGGTTACGAAGGGATGGTGATCGCCAATCAGGGCGAGCATTTTTCTGCAGGCGCGAATCTAATGTTGCTTTTGCTGGAAGCGCAGGAAGGAAACTGGGATGAGCTGAATCTTGCGATCAAAGCTTTTCAACAGATGACGATGTCCTTTCGGTACTCATCCAAACCGGTGGTAGCTGCGCCCTTTCAGCTCGCCCTCGGGGGTGGATGCGAGGTCTGTCTCGGGTCGGATGCCGTGCATTCGGCTGCTGAGGTTTACACAGGATTGGTGGAGATTGGCGCAGGGTTAATTCCTGCCGGTGGCGGGACCAAAGAGATGCTTGCCAGACAGATGGCGAAAGTTCCAGCCGGCGCGGATCCCCTACCTTTCTTGCGTAAGGCTTTCGAATCGATCGCGCTCGCAAAGGTCTCGCGCTCAGTCCTGGAAGCAAGGAAGCACGGTTATTTCGAAGAATCGGACACCTTCAGCATGAACACGGACCGGCTCGTTCAGGATGCTAAGAATGTAGTACTACGCTTGTCGAAGTCCTATCGCAGGCCGCAGCCGCGCAAAGACATTCTTCTGATGGGCAGGGCCGGCTTTGCGTACCTGCAGATCGGCGTCTATCTCATGAAAGAAGCGGGTTACATCAGTGAATATGATGCGAAGCTCGGGGAGAAGATCGCCTGGGTGCTGACGGGCGGGGATCTGACGGAACCGGCACGCGTGGACGAACAATATGTTCTGGACATGGAACGAGAAGCATTCTTATCTTTGTTAGGTGAGCGGAAAACTCAGGAGCGGATCCAACACCTTCTGAAAACCGGCAAACCTCTGAGGAATTAA
- a CDS encoding heme-binding protein, whose product MRNVPKLELEDVKIILAAAESEARKIGVDMDIAVVDAGGHLLGFYRMDQAKVTSIQIAIDKAFTSAGTRKATRDYKPVGAPGGPAFGIHASNQGRFVIFGGGLPIIVNAECIGAVGCSSGSPEQDEQVAQAGIEAFMTGL is encoded by the coding sequence ATGCGAAACGTGCCGAAACTCGAATTGGAAGACGTGAAAATCATTCTTGCAGCCGCCGAGTCGGAAGCACGAAAAATAGGCGTGGACATGGATATTGCAGTGGTGGATGCTGGAGGGCACTTGCTTGGTTTTTACCGCATGGATCAGGCGAAGGTAACGAGCATTCAAATTGCAATTGATAAGGCTTTTACATCGGCAGGAACGCGTAAAGCCACACGCGATTACAAACCGGTCGGAGCTCCAGGCGGACCAGCCTTTGGAATCCATGCCAGCAACCAGGGGCGATTTGTGATTTTCGGCGGGGGATTGCCAATCATCGTAAACGCGGAATGTATCGGAGCTGTCGGATGCAGCTCGGGCAGCCCGGAACAGGATGAACAGGTTGCACAGGCCGGGATCGAAGCATTTATGACGGGCTTGTAG
- a CDS encoding SDR family oxidoreductase, which translates to MNLAGKTAFLTGSARRLGRALAIHLRKADCSIVVHYNRSEEEAKSLQAETGCRLFQADFSEISIKNLQNRLKEEIGFVDILVNNASSFSHSDWEDVGEEQWDHDMSVNLKVPFFLAHFFGRQMKVNGFGKIINLTDIAAERAYLNYLPYSVARSGVVAFTRALARALAPEVQVNAIAPGSILFPEDMPLYLQEKILSKIPAGRLCTIEEFLNTVDFLLVDVDYITGQTIILDGGRSLTW; encoded by the coding sequence ATGAATCTTGCCGGCAAGACAGCTTTCCTTACCGGCAGCGCCCGTCGTTTGGGACGGGCCCTCGCGATTCACTTGCGTAAAGCCGATTGCAGCATCGTTGTTCACTATAATCGTTCCGAAGAGGAAGCGAAATCGCTGCAGGCGGAAACCGGATGCAGGCTGTTTCAGGCGGACTTCTCCGAAATCTCAATCAAAAATTTGCAGAACAGGCTTAAGGAGGAAATCGGTTTTGTAGACATTCTTGTGAATAATGCCTCTTCTTTTTCCCATTCCGACTGGGAGGACGTAGGGGAAGAGCAGTGGGACCACGACATGTCTGTAAATCTGAAAGTCCCATTCTTTTTGGCGCATTTTTTCGGCAGGCAAATGAAAGTGAATGGCTTTGGAAAAATTATCAACCTTACTGATATTGCCGCTGAACGCGCCTACTTGAACTACCTTCCTTACAGCGTTGCCAGATCGGGCGTCGTTGCGTTCACCCGGGCGCTTGCAAGAGCGCTTGCGCCCGAAGTCCAGGTGAATGCGATCGCTCCCGGTTCGATTTTGTTTCCAGAGGATATGCCGCTATATCTTCAAGAAAAGATTCTGAGCAAGATTCCGGCCGGCAGACTTTGCACGATCGAAGAATTTTTGAACACGGTTGATTTTTTGCTGGTGGATGTGGATTATATTACCGGCCAAACGATTATTCTCGATGGTGGAAGATCACTGACATGGTGA
- a CDS encoding tetratricopeptide repeat protein has translation MKEDREAIDLASELFRRAYECQMSGRLEEAIELYKESIEVYPTAEAYTFLGWTYSFQGLLDEAIDECKKAIETDPDFGNPYNDIGVYLIEKEMYEDAIPWLKKAIQAKRYESYHYPHYNLGRVYLQQGMLKWAQQEFEKALVIAPDYGLALDALEGLKRQIN, from the coding sequence GTGAAAGAAGATCGCGAGGCCATCGATCTCGCTTCCGAACTTTTTCGTCGCGCTTACGAATGTCAGATGTCGGGCAGACTGGAAGAGGCGATTGAATTGTACAAAGAATCGATTGAAGTTTACCCAACAGCCGAGGCATATACCTTTTTAGGTTGGACTTATAGTTTTCAAGGACTTCTGGATGAGGCAATCGACGAATGTAAAAAAGCGATTGAAACTGATCCCGATTTTGGAAATCCATATAACGACATCGGTGTTTACTTGATTGAAAAAGAGATGTATGAGGATGCGATTCCCTGGCTCAAAAAAGCGATTCAAGCCAAAAGATACGAGTCGTACCACTATCCCCATTACAATCTCGGCCGTGTTTATCTTCAGCAGGGAATGTTGAAATGGGCACAGCAGGAATTTGAAAAAGCGCTTGTGATCGCTCCCGACTACGGACTTGCGCTCGATGCGCTGGAAGGGTTAAAAAGGCAAATCAACTAA
- a CDS encoding threonylcarbamoyl-AMP synthase, producing MRTIQINGGILDNASLRLCVDALRKSEILCYPTETLYALGIDLWDEDALHKLYALKNRPPEKQLALIASDISMVATVCDTGDSRFAALAMRFWPGPLTIALPSTDRSTSFAIRVSSHPVARQIVEAFGSPLVSTSANLTGEPAVSDPQSLSEQITAGVSILVDGGILAGGAPSTIVSLVERPGKILREGAIPAAEIVSLL from the coding sequence GTGCGAACGATTCAAATCAACGGCGGAATTCTGGATAATGCATCTCTAAGACTATGCGTAGATGCTTTGCGGAAAAGTGAAATTCTTTGCTATCCAACGGAAACCTTATACGCGCTTGGAATAGATTTATGGGATGAGGATGCGCTTCATAAGCTGTACGCGTTAAAAAACAGACCTCCCGAAAAACAACTTGCACTCATTGCCTCCGACATTTCAATGGTTGCGACCGTTTGTGACACTGGGGATTCACGTTTTGCTGCGTTAGCCATGCGGTTTTGGCCCGGTCCTCTCACCATCGCGCTTCCTTCTACGGACCGGTCCACGTCTTTTGCGATCCGTGTTTCGTCGCATCCGGTTGCGCGCCAAATCGTTGAAGCCTTCGGTTCACCATTGGTTTCCACGAGTGCCAATCTGACGGGAGAGCCGGCGGTCAGCGATCCTCAATCGTTATCAGAACAGATTACGGCCGGAGTCAGTATCCTCGTCGACGGCGGAATCTTAGCAGGAGGAGCACCCTCGACAATTGTTTCTTTGGTCGAACGGCCCGGAAAAATTTTACGCGAAGGAGCCATTCCGGCAGCAGAAATTGTATCCTTATTATAG